ATCAACTCCTGAACACTCAGGATCGAGGCCAGCGACGTGACCTTTGCCACCTCGACCGCCCGGTTTGTGAAAGCTGGCAGCATCCGGCGGAAGACCTGCGGCAGGATCACCCGGCGGAAGGTCGCGGACCGGCTCATGCCGATGGCCTTCGCACCCTCCCATTGCCCCCGCTCGACCGACTGAATGCCGGAGCGGTAGATTTCCCCGGAAAACGCAGCCGTATTCAGGCTGATGCCAAGAACCGCGGCGAAAAACGGGGTAAGCTGCGCCCCGATCAGGATCGGAAACGCATAGAAGAACCAGATCAACTGGATCAGGGCGGGAATATTCCGGAAAATCTCGACAAATGCGCGCCCGATAAAGCGGAGCGGCCATGAGGACGAGATCCGCATAAGTGCTACGAAAAACCCGATCACCAGCCCCACGGCAAGGCAGACCGCCCACAGCTCCAGCGTGACGATGACCCCACGCCACAGCACGGGCAGGATATCGACGACAAGAGAGAAATCGAACTGATAACCCATGCCTCAGATCTCCTGCAGCCGGTCTTCGGCCATCCTTGCAAGCGACGACAGAAGGTAAAGCAGCGCGAAATAGATCGCCGCCAGCAGCGTGTAAGTTTCGAGCGGACGATAGGTGATGGAGGCGATCTGCATCCCCTGATACAGAAGCTCCCCATAGGCGAGCGTTGAAGCCAGCGAGGATGTCTTAACAATCTCGAAGGACCGCTCCACGAACGGGGCAACCATTCGCCGCGCCGCCTGCGGAAGGATGATCCGGCGCAAAGCCTGCCGCCGCGACATGCCAAGCGCCGTCGCGCCCTCCCACTGTCCTTTCACGATGGACTGAATGCCGCCGCGCAACACCTCCGCATAGAAGGCGCTGGACTGGGTCGCCAGCGCAATGACCGCCGCTTCCAGCGGCCCCAGATTCACATCCGCCACGACCGGCAATGCGTAATAGACCCAGAAGAAATGCACGATACCGGGGGTGTTTCGGTAGAACTCGATATAGGCGGTCCCGATTATTCTCAGCGGCAGCAGGTGAGACATCCGCATCGCCGCAACGATCCCTCCCCCGACGATGCCGAACAATATCGCCAGCACCGAGATCGCGATCGTGCCCCACAACCCCTCGGCCAGCATCGGCCAATAGGCGAGCACCGCGCCAAAATCCCATTGATATTGCTGCATTCAATCCCCCGCCGCAGGAGCGACGCATCGGTCGCGTCGCTCCGCAGGATTATCTGCCATACTCAGAAACGGCGCCGGCCCCGATCAATCCCAGTCTTCCTTGACCAGCCCGGGCACGGTTTTCGGGTCCAGACCCTTGGTCGCAAGATAGGTCTCGAACATCTCTGTCGTCTGGCCGCTCTCATACGAATTGGTGATGAACTCATTGACCCAATCCTTGAACGAGGGATCGTCGGCCTTGGGCAGCCCGACCGAGGTCGGAACCGCATGGATCGGCTTCGGCAACACCACGCTGCCGGTGCCAATGCGCGAAACCTGCACGATCAGGGCCGGATGGAACTGCGACACGGCATCGACGCGGCGCGAGGCGAAGGCCGCGACCGCCTCATCATTGGATGCGAAACGCTCGATCTTCGCTTCGGGCAGCGTCTCGGTCAGCAGGCGATCCACGCTGGTCCCAAGCGTCACGCCGATGCCCGTGCCCTCGACGTTCAGATCCTGCCATTCCGCGACTTCCATCCCGTCCTGAATAAGCGCGCCCATGGCATAGTAGAATAACGGGTTATCGGGAAAATCGATCGCCTTCTTACGCTCCTCCGTCGGATCGAGGACGAACATCAGGTCAATTTGCCCGGCCTGAATCGCCGCAACCGAATTTGCCCAGGTGGTTTCGACGGGCGTGAATTCGACACCCAGTTCCGCGGCCATCGCCTTGCCCATCTCGACCCCGACGCCGGTCCATTCCTGCGAGATCGGATCCTTGTAAAACCACGGATCAGCCGCCGCCATGCCGACGCGCAGCGCACCCCGCTCGGTCACCGTCTCCAGCGCGGTCTGGGCCGCGACCGGCAGCGTCGTCGCAAAGGCTATTGTCGCAGCCACCACGGCCCGCATCATTGATCGCTTTGAAAACATTCGGTTCCTCCCATGAACACCTGTTTGCGTTATGGCCGAAAGAAGGCGCATCCAGCCATCGCTTATTGTTGACAATCTGCTGTCGGCAAAATTAAATCAAGAAAAAAGTTAACCCTTGTGCGAGTGTTTGCGTGGGCTATCAGCATCACGCAGAAGTCGAATAGCAAAGCGGACGAGGAGACGCCGTGGCACTGGCAGAATCAAGAACCGGGATCGGGCAACTCCAGCGGACGACCTTCCGCAGACAGATCGTCGACGCGCTGCGGGCATCGATCATCAGCGGCGAACTCGCCCCCGGTGCGCCGGTTGTCGAAGCAGAGATGGCCCGCATCTTCGGCGTAAGCCGCGGCCCCCTGCGCGAAGCACTCGGCGAACTCATCAAGGAGGGGCTGCTCGTCACCGTACCCTATACCGGCACCCATGTGGTCGAATTGTCCCTGCAGGAGGTGAACGAAATCTTCTCGCTCCGCACCGAACTGGAAGTGTTTGCCTTCCGGCAGGTATGGGACCGGCGCGACGCCGCCTATCGGACAGAGCTGACACAGCGTCATGAACGCCTCCTCGCCTGCATCGAAAAGGGCGATGATGAGGCAAGCATCGCCGAAGAACTCTCCCTCCACAGCCATGTTTATGAAAGCTGCGGCCACTCTCTGCTTCTCAATGTCTGGAACGGCATGCGCGGAAAGCTGCAGCTTTACTGGGCCGCACATCATCGCGCGCATCGTCGGCGCGGCCCGCTGGCGACCGGGCATCTGCGATATGTGGAACTGGCACAGGGCGATGATCTCGACGCCATGATCGCGGAGATCAGGGACCATATGGTCAGGGGTTTCAGCCGCACCGAAGCCTTCCTGCGCGAACGGGAAACCAGAAAACAGGAAGACACCCCATGACCGGCACAGATCGTCCCGATGTTCTGCTCATCACCGTCGATCAGTGGTCGGCCCATATGCTCGGCGCGGCAGGCCATCCGGTGATCCAGACACCCACGCTGGACGAGCTTTGCCGTAATGGCACACGCTTCACGAATGCCCATAGCGAATGTCCGATCTGCGTACCCGCCCGCCGCTCGCTCATGACAGGCGCGTCGTCGCGTCGCCACGGCGACAGGGTTTACGACGATCAGATGCCGATGCCGCCCGAAACCCTCGCCGCCTCGTTTTCCGCCGCCGGATACCAGACCCACGCGGTCGGCAAGCTGCATGTGTTTCCGCAGCGGGACCGCATCGGTTTCCACGATGTCCAGCTTGAGGAAGAAGGCCGCGCCCAATACGGCGTGATGGATGATTACGAAATCTGGCTGGGCGACAAGGGATATCCCGGCCAGCAATTCGATCATGGCATGAGCACGGACGGCTATGTCCACAGGCCCTGGCACCTGCCCGAAGAACTCCATGTCACGAACTGGTCCACCCAGCAGATGATCCGGCAGATCAAACGCCGCGACCCGCTCAGACCGGCATTCTGGTATCTGGCCTACCGCCACCCGCACCCGCCGCTTGTGCCGCTGCAAGCCTATCTCGACATGTATCGCGATATGGAGATTGAGGCTCCGATAACCGATGATTGGGACGCGACACAGGATCTGCCCTTCGCGGTCGCCTCCAAACGGAAGCGCGGCGAAAAATACTCGGCGCGCCAGATCGCCGAAATCCGTCGGGCCTTCTATGCGCTCTGCACCCATATCGACCACCAGCTGCGGCTGATTATCGGCACCCTGCGCGAGGAAATGCTGCTGGATAACACCATTATCCTGTTCACATCGGATCACGGCGATATGCTGGGCGATCACGGGCTCTGGGCGAAAAGCCTGTTCTATCGCGGCTCGGCCAATGTGCCGATGATCCTCATGGGGCGCCCGACCGACACCGCGATCGGCATCGGCGCCGAGGATGACCGGCTCGTCACGCTGGCCGATGTCATGCCCACGCTCCTGTCGCTGGCCGGTATCGAAGTCCCTGACAGCGCCGACGGTCGCCCGATGATCTCCGAAAGCCCGCGCCAGATGATCTATGGTGAGTTCGGCACGGGCAGCGATGCAACGCGCATGGTCCGTGATGCACGCTACAAGCTGATCTATTACCCTGTCGGCAACAGATGCCAGCTTTTCGACCTGCAATCCGACCCGGATGAGCGGCACGACCTCGCCGGCACGGCCGAATATACGGAAACCCTGGACCGGCTCACCACCACCCTGATTGCCGAGCTTTACGGCAGCGATCTGGACTGGATTCGCGACGGCAAATTGATCGGCCTGCCCGACAAGCCTGCCATGCCCCGCCAGAACCGGAACCTGTCAAGCCAACGCGGCCATCACTGGCCACCGCAAAAACACTCCAACATGCGCCAGTTGCTGACAAGCGCATGACCCGGACGCGTGCGATCTGATCCAACCGACCCACTGGCCGGATAGCGATATGCCCGGCGTATAGCGCGACCTGCACCGGGCCGAATTTCAGGTTCCGGTGTGGCGCATGGGGCTGAGGGGCTGGCGGCTCCGGGTCGCGCTCTGCAACGACCGCAGCGTTAAAGATTGCGACATCATTCTCCCCGATACTCCCCCCGGCCCTCGGTTGCCCGACGATCAACGCTCTG
The genomic region above belongs to Paracoccus sp. SCSIO 75233 and contains:
- a CDS encoding amino acid ABC transporter permease, whose product is MGYQFDFSLVVDILPVLWRGVIVTLELWAVCLAVGLVIGFFVALMRISSSWPLRFIGRAFVEIFRNIPALIQLIWFFYAFPILIGAQLTPFFAAVLGISLNTAAFSGEIYRSGIQSVERGQWEGAKAIGMSRSATFRRVILPQVFRRMLPAFTNRAVEVAKVTSLASILSVQELMYQGRMLSSTYYRPLEILTTVGLVYLVMIYPLTWTSAALERRMRRRA
- a CDS encoding amino acid ABC transporter permease, with the protein product MQQYQWDFGAVLAYWPMLAEGLWGTIAISVLAILFGIVGGGIVAAMRMSHLLPLRIIGTAYIEFYRNTPGIVHFFWVYYALPVVADVNLGPLEAAVIALATQSSAFYAEVLRGGIQSIVKGQWEGATALGMSRRQALRRIILPQAARRMVAPFVERSFEIVKTSSLASTLAYGELLYQGMQIASITYRPLETYTLLAAIYFALLYLLSSLARMAEDRLQEI
- a CDS encoding transporter substrate-binding domain-containing protein produces the protein MMRAVVAATIAFATTLPVAAQTALETVTERGALRVGMAAADPWFYKDPISQEWTGVGVEMGKAMAAELGVEFTPVETTWANSVAAIQAGQIDLMFVLDPTEERKKAIDFPDNPLFYYAMGALIQDGMEVAEWQDLNVEGTGIGVTLGTSVDRLLTETLPEAKIERFASNDEAVAAFASRRVDAVSQFHPALIVQVSRIGTGSVVLPKPIHAVPTSVGLPKADDPSFKDWVNEFITNSYESGQTTEMFETYLATKGLDPKTVPGLVKEDWD
- a CDS encoding GntR family transcriptional regulator is translated as MALAESRTGIGQLQRTTFRRQIVDALRASIISGELAPGAPVVEAEMARIFGVSRGPLREALGELIKEGLLVTVPYTGTHVVELSLQEVNEIFSLRTELEVFAFRQVWDRRDAAYRTELTQRHERLLACIEKGDDEASIAEELSLHSHVYESCGHSLLLNVWNGMRGKLQLYWAAHHRAHRRRGPLATGHLRYVELAQGDDLDAMIAEIRDHMVRGFSRTEAFLRERETRKQEDTP
- a CDS encoding sulfatase-like hydrolase/transferase — its product is MTGTDRPDVLLITVDQWSAHMLGAAGHPVIQTPTLDELCRNGTRFTNAHSECPICVPARRSLMTGASSRRHGDRVYDDQMPMPPETLAASFSAAGYQTHAVGKLHVFPQRDRIGFHDVQLEEEGRAQYGVMDDYEIWLGDKGYPGQQFDHGMSTDGYVHRPWHLPEELHVTNWSTQQMIRQIKRRDPLRPAFWYLAYRHPHPPLVPLQAYLDMYRDMEIEAPITDDWDATQDLPFAVASKRKRGEKYSARQIAEIRRAFYALCTHIDHQLRLIIGTLREEMLLDNTIILFTSDHGDMLGDHGLWAKSLFYRGSANVPMILMGRPTDTAIGIGAEDDRLVTLADVMPTLLSLAGIEVPDSADGRPMISESPRQMIYGEFGTGSDATRMVRDARYKLIYYPVGNRCQLFDLQSDPDERHDLAGTAEYTETLDRLTTTLIAELYGSDLDWIRDGKLIGLPDKPAMPRQNRNLSSQRGHHWPPQKHSNMRQLLTSA